One genomic region from Mycobacterium basiliense encodes:
- a CDS encoding DUF3117 domain-containing protein → MAAMKPRTGDGPLEATKEGRGIVMRVPLEGGGRLVVELTPDEAAALGDELKGVTS, encoded by the coding sequence ATGGCGGCGATGAAGCCCCGGACCGGCGACGGTCCACTGGAAGCAACCAAGGAGGGGCGCGGCATCGTGATGCGGGTACCACTCGAGGGCGGCGGCCGGCTTGTCGTCGAGCTGACACCCGACGAAGCTGCCGCATTGGGTGACGAGCTCAAGGGCGTAACGAGCTAA